The genomic interval GGTCCGTCGCGATATCCCGGAGAGACGCAAGCTCGTCGGGCGAAAACACGCCCTCGGCGGTTTCCATCCGTGCGCGGCGCGGCGTTATCTGCTCGACGTCGACCCCGACCGCCTCATGACCTGAGACCACGCAGGCGACGCAGCCCTCGGTGTGGGTCAGGTTGAAATGCAGCGCCATGGGCCGCGCGGGACCTGCGACATAGGGCCGGCCATGCGGGCCGGTCGCGAACGACCAGTCGGACGGCGCGACATCAGGCGCGGCCTGGGACAGGGCCAGCCGTAGCATCCCGTGCGCGTGAATGAACTCGCGCCGGTGCCGTTCGAACACGAACCGGTCGGCACGTTGCCGCTCATTGGCCGACAGCATCGCCCGGCACGCCTCACGCGCCTCGTCGGAATCGACGGCTTCGATCAGCCAGACATGGAGGTCGATCGTATTGGCGGTCATCGGCTGCATCAGCGGTGTGAGCTGTGAGACGATGTGCCCGGTTACGCCAAAACATTCAACCGGGCGGATCGCCGCCGCGACCGACCCGGTTGGGTTCTTGCTGGTCTGTTGCTCAGCTCTCGCAGGGGTCCTGACGGAACCCACGCGAGAGACACGAGTGATCATTTGTCCGAAAGGTCTCGGGCGAGCCGACTAGCCCTTGCCCTTCTTCTTTTTCGCCTTCTTGGCCTTCTTCGGCTTCAGCACCGCGAGGCTGGCATCGACGTCCTTCAGCGCCGATTGCAGCTTCTTCTTTTCGGCGGCAAGCAATTTTTGCAGCGCCTTCTTGTCCTTTTCGCTCAGCCCTTTGGGCGTTTTGGTCATACCCATAATAATTCCCCGGGTTTGAAATGAAATATTCGGTGCCAAGTGTAACGCACCATCACTGTTGCGCGCGTTTGTCAAATAATCAAGCTGTAACTTGAGAAGTCACAGCTTTGGCGAGCACAGCCGTCAGGCGGCCCTGCGCTTGAGCAGGCGCGCGAGAGGAATGTCGGACTGAGCGACTCCACTCGCCAGCAGCGCGACGAAGTCGTCCATCCACGCGTCGATCGTTCCGCCGCCGAGCAGGTCGCGCTTGTAGTTGCACGAGCCGGTGATCTCCGTCGGTCGTTCCTTCAGCATCAGCGACAGCCAGGTCTGGTCGACCGGCAGCACGGGTTGGCCTTCGCGCGCGACATTGCCGAACGAGCGCACCGCAATATCAGGCAGATCGATCGGCCGGCGCAGCGGATTTTGCAGTGTGAAATAGACCTGGGTCAGCGCCGCCGGATCGATGCCGGCCTCCTGCAGCCGCTCGGCCAAAAGTTCGAACGGCAGTTCCTGCCGTGCATGGGCCTCCAGCACGCTCTCGCGCACCCGCGCAAAGGCCTGCGCAAAGGATAGTTCCGGTTCTATCCGGGTACGGACGATCACGGTGTTCTCGAACGGGCCGATCACGCGATCGGTGTCGGGCTGCGTGCGATTGGCCATGGCGGTCGCGATGCAGATGTCGCTACGTCCGGTGCGCAACGCAAGCAACGCCTTCAGCCCGGTCATCATCGCCATGAACAGCGTGCCGTTCCGGCTACCCGCGAAAGCGCCGAGCCCCGCGATCAGCTCGTCGGTCAGGCGCAGCGGGTGGGAACCGCTCGGCGGGCCCGCCGGCATCGTTTCGCCGTCGCTTTGGGGGGCGAAAACTGGTGTGGCCCCGCGCAAGCTATCCGTCCATTCGGCGGCCTGGCGGCTCGCGGCCTCGGTACCGCACCACCAGCGCTCCCAGCGGGCGAAATCGGCAAAGGATAGTGGCACCTTTTGCAGCGGCTCCGCGGGCCGGCCGACCAGCGCGGCGTATCGCCTGGAGATCTCGTCAAAGAGGATGCCGAGTGACCAGCCGTCGGCGGCGGCGTGATGGAACGTCAGCAACAGTACGTGGTCATCCGCCTGCAGCCGCAGCAGGCGCGCGCGGAGCAGCGGTGCGCGGCTGGTGTCGATCGGCTCCCAGGCATCCTGCTCGGCCAAGAGCTTGATCTTCTTCAGTTGCAAGGCTTTTAGCCGCTTGTCGGTCGTGCGTCTGCCGCCCCCGATCGGTTCGACGGTCAGAAGCTCGCCGATCTTGCCGGGAGCGGAGGTCCGAAGCGTGGGCGCATCGCCGTTACAGTCGAATGCGCTCCGCAGGCAATCGTGGCGGGCGACGACGTCGTCGAGCGCGCGCCTCAGTGCGGCGACGTCGAGCGGTCCCTGGAGGCGGAGGGTGAAGGGCAGGTTGAACAGCGGCAGCCCTGGCAGATCCCGCTCCATCGTCACCATCTCGGCCTGCGCGATCGACAGCGGCGGCGGACCGCTCTGGACAAGGCGCGGAGTCTCGGCCAGCGGCTTTTGCGTCTGGGTCGCCAGAGCCTCGTCGACCCGCCGTGCCAGTTGCTCGACGGTCGGCGCCTCAAAAATCGTCTTGATCGGCAGCGAGACGCCGAGTGCCCGCGCCACGCGGGCCATGGTCTGCCCCGCCAGCAGCGAATGGCCGCCGAGGTCGAAGAAGTTTTCGGTGACGCCGAGGCGGTCGACCTTCAGCAGGTCGATCCAGATGTCGGAGAGCACCTTCTCGGTGAAGCGGCGCGCCGGCACTGCGGCTTCGGTTGCCGCCGCCTCCATTGGCGCCGGCGCGAGCAGCGCGGCGCGGTCGATCTTGCCATGGGCATTGAGCGGAACGTCGTCCCGGAACAGGAATGCCGAGGGGATGGCATGGCCGGGCAGCCGCGCCTTAAGGGCGTCGCGCAGGGCGCTGGCGCTGATCCGGCTGCCGGCCCTGGCGACGATGTGAGCGATCAGCTTGACGTCGCCATTGCCGTCGCGGCGCGGGTCGACAATGCCGGCGCGCACGTCGGGATGATCGGCGAGCGCGTGCTCGATCTCCTTGATCTCGATGCGGTAGCCGCGGACCTTGACTTGATTGTCGATGCGGCCGAGGCATTCGATTGTTCCGTCCGCGCGCTTGCGTGCGAGATCGCCGGTCCGGTACAGCCGCGCGCCCTCCTGACGCGCGAACGGATCGTGCAGGAAACGCTGCAGCGCCTGCGCGGGATCGTTGATATAGCCGCGGCCGACGCCGGCACCGCCGATGCAGAGCTCGCCGATCACGCCGACCGGCTGCACTTGCAAATGCGCGTCGAGCACATAGAGCTGGGTGTTGGGCAGGGGCGCGCCGACCGGCACGGTGGTCGCAGCGTCAGGCACCGATGTCAGGCGATGCAGCGAGACATCGTCAGAACACTCCGAGGCGCCATAGGCGTTGATCAGCGGCACTTTTGGACAGTGCCGGAACCAGGCGCGGCAGAGATCGACGCTGAGCGGCTCGCCGGTCGAGATCAGGAGCCGCAGTCTTGCAAAGGCGCGGCGGATCGGCGCCTCATTCATCCGCTCGAGCACCACGCGCAGGAGCGAGGGCACGATCTCGAGGACCGTGATGCCCTCGCGTTCGATCTCCGCGGCGAGGAGCAGCGGATCCTGCACGGTCTCGTTGGCGCAGACATGGACGCGGGCGCCGACCATGGGACCGGCCAAAAACTGCCAGACCGAGATGACAAAGCTCTGCGGCGCGCTCTGGGCGATGACGTCGCTGGCGGAAAGGCCGAGTTCGGCGATCAGTGATGCCAGATGATTTGACAGTCCGCGCTGCTCGATCATCACGCCCTTCGGCATCCCCGACGAGCCCGACGTATAGATGACGTAGGCGAGGCTGGACGGCGTGCGGCGCACGGGTTTGGCCGGCTTGCCCGCTTTGGCTTCGATCAGCTCGTCGAGCGTCGCCACCTCGATGCGGGCGGCAAGCGGCGCGAGGAGATCGTCGAGCAGGGCAGCCCTG from Bradyrhizobium arachidis carries:
- a CDS encoding 4'-phosphopantetheinyl transferase superfamily protein — protein: MTANTIDLHVWLIEAVDSDEAREACRAMLSANERQRADRFVFERHRREFIHAHGMLRLALSQAAPDVAPSDWSFATGPHGRPYVAGPARPMALHFNLTHTEGCVACVVSGHEAVGVDVEQITPRRARMETAEGVFSPDELASLRDIATDQFVSRFFDYWTLKEAYLKARGIGLHLLPLDRFSMRLGADGVGIHFDPEIDDDPRKWRFTQSSPSPVHRLAVADGSGVAGGLAIRTHSPLPPRPGAPG